In Actinoplanes octamycinicus, the genomic window TGGTGCCGCGCCAGGTGCGCAGGTAGCGGTGCCACCAGTAGCCGAACTCGCGGGTCGCCAGGATCGTCGTCATTCGATCAGGCTCCGCCCGGTCAGGCTGAGGAACACGTCCTCCAGGCCGGAACGGCGGACCAGCGCGGTGATCGGGTCGAGGCCGCGGCGGTGGACCTCCTCCAGAGCGCTCTCGCCGTCGGCGGTGTAGCAGAGCAGCCGGTCCGGCAGCACCTCCAGCCGCTCGCCGATCCCGCGCGCCTTCTCCGCGGCGAGGTCGTGCTGGTCGAGCGGGAAGCGCAGCTCCAGGACCTCGCGGGTGACGTACCGCTCGATCAGCTCGCGGGGCGAGCCGTGCGCCACGATCCGGCCGCCGTCCATCACCGCGAGCCGGTCGCAGAGCTGCTCCGCCTCGTCCATGTAGTGGGTGGTCAGGATCAGCGTGACGCCGTCCTGCTTGAGCCGGAACAGCCGCTCCCACAGCAGGTGCCGGGCCTGCGGGTCGAGGCCGGTGGTCGGCTCGTCGAGCAGCACCAGGTCCGGCTCGTTGATCAGCGACCGGGCGATGGTCAGCCGGCGTCGCATGCCGCCGGACAGCTCCTGGACCCGGGCGGTGCGCTTGTCGGTGAGTCGGGCGAACTCCAGGAGGCGCTCGGTCCGCTCCCGGATCACCGCCCGGCCCAGTCCGAAGTAGCGGCCGTAGATCAGGATGTTCTCCTCCACGGTCAGCTCGGTGTCCACCGTGTCGTCCTGCGGCACCGAGCCGATCCGCGCTTTGATCGCCCGCCGGTCCCGGGCCGCGTCGTGCCCGAGGATGGTCAGCTCGCCGCCGCTGCGCGGCGAGACACAGCCGATCATCCGCATGGTGGTGGACTTGCCGGCGCCGTTCGGGCCGAGGAACCCGAACGCCTCGCCGCGCCGCACCTCGAAATCGATGGCGGCGACCGCGGTGTGCGGCGGCGGTCCCTCATAGGTCTTGGTCAAACCGCGTGCGCTGACGAGCGCCGGTGATTCGGTCACGACGGCACGCTATAAAAACCCGACTCTCGTACGCAAGAAGTAAACCGGTCGCCGGAATTTTGCGACTATCGGAGCGCCCACCACGCGAGATGTGCCTTGACTTCGGACGTCGGCTCGATCACCTCCCACCCCTCGGTGATCAGCCCGTCCTCCACCCGCCAGCGGTCCACCACGGTGATCTCCGGTCCACCTCCCGGCAGCCGGCGCCGGGCCTGTCCT contains:
- a CDS encoding ABC transporter ATP-binding protein, whose translation is MTESPALVSARGLTKTYEGPPPHTAVAAIDFEVRRGEAFGFLGPNGAGKSTTMRMIGCVSPRSGGELTILGHDAARDRRAIKARIGSVPQDDTVDTELTVEENILIYGRYFGLGRAVIRERTERLLEFARLTDKRTARVQELSGGMRRRLTIARSLINEPDLVLLDEPTTGLDPQARHLLWERLFRLKQDGVTLILTTHYMDEAEQLCDRLAVMDGGRIVAHGSPRELIERYVTREVLELRFPLDQHDLAAEKARGIGERLEVLPDRLLCYTADGESALEEVHRRGLDPITALVRRSGLEDVFLSLTGRSLIE